ATTTTACGTACGCAGAGTTTGGACGAATGGGGCTTTGGATCCCTCGTGCAGGTGCGGTTATGTTGCCTTATGTTATTAAGGATTTTGCACATATTAAACGTATTTTTAATTCTGATTTTGGTCTAAGTGTTCGTGATGAAATGTTAAATAAATATGGATGGAGAGCACTTGATACTTGGTATAACGGTACTCGTCAAACGTCTTCTAATCGACCACTAAATAACATCGCTGATTTTAAAGGTTTAAAATTACGCGTTCCTAATGCTAAAGCAAATTTGATGTTTGCAAAATATTCGGGAGCATCTCCAACACCGATGGCATTCTCAGAAGTTTATTTAGCATTACAAACCAACGCGGTGGATGGTCAAGAAAATCCATTACCTACGTTTAATACCATGAAGTTCTATGAAGTACAGAAACATTTGGCTATCACCAATCATATTGTGAACGATCAAATGTTATTAATTAGTAATAATACTTGGAAAACACTGAGTGCA
The sequence above is a segment of the Psychromonas sp. CNPT3 genome. Coding sequences within it:
- a CDS encoding sialic acid TRAP transporter substrate-binding protein SiaP translates to MKRLTVGLLSLAFAASSYAQTTLKMGLQASVGSVEYVSAKLFSDKISELSKGDMKVLLYPSAQLGDDRAMLQQLTLGDLDFTYAEFGRMGLWIPRAGAVMLPYVIKDFAHIKRIFNSDFGLSVRDEMLNKYGWRALDTWYNGTRQTSSNRPLNNIADFKGLKLRVPNAKANLMFAKYSGASPTPMAFSEVYLALQTNAVDGQENPLPTFNTMKFYEVQKHLAITNHIVNDQMLLISNNTWKTLSAEQQNIITKVTALVGKKHTAFVEQQEKELISFFEKEGITVSYPELQPFRDAMKPIYVEFDKKIGSNVIEEIMSK